In the Streptomyces sp. f51 genome, one interval contains:
- a CDS encoding lysylphosphatidylglycerol synthase transmembrane domain-containing protein — protein MTAVRLPRALPRLPRRLVLRPAVRPVLCLLPLALVLVVAVRHRSVLVEGFGHLRSAEWPWLVAAAAATCLTWVAAAVTRQGAVMERLPARRLLATQFAAGAANHLLPTGLGAGAVNLRFMTVCGVPLARSSAALALYLLAEAVARLTLLLGLLIAFPDALRVDGLLPDGAVAPLLLVAALALCGALAVLLLVRRLRAAVFSFLRTAFGEARSVHSRPSRALALWGGSLAFPLLQAAGLASVGRALGLPVSPTHMMIAYLAATIAVAMVPTPGGLGSVEAALVVTLVAAGGPVAVATAVVLAYRIITVWLPLLPGALTLGALVRWKVI, from the coding sequence GTGACAGCCGTACGACTTCCCCGGGCGCTGCCCCGGCTCCCCCGCCGTCTCGTCCTGCGCCCCGCCGTCCGGCCGGTCCTGTGCCTGCTCCCGCTCGCGCTGGTCCTCGTGGTGGCCGTGCGCCACCGGTCCGTGCTGGTCGAGGGTTTCGGTCATCTGCGGTCGGCCGAGTGGCCCTGGCTCGTGGCGGCGGCCGCCGCGACCTGTCTGACCTGGGTGGCCGCGGCCGTGACCCGTCAGGGCGCCGTCATGGAACGGCTGCCCGCCCGCAGGCTGCTGGCCACGCAGTTCGCCGCGGGCGCCGCGAACCATCTGCTGCCCACGGGGCTCGGCGCCGGGGCGGTCAACCTGCGGTTCATGACGGTGTGCGGAGTGCCGCTGGCCCGTTCGTCGGCCGCGCTCGCGCTGTATCTGCTGGCCGAGGCGGTCGCCCGGCTGACCCTGCTCCTCGGCCTGCTGATCGCGTTCCCCGACGCGCTGCGGGTCGACGGCCTGCTTCCGGACGGCGCGGTCGCGCCCCTGCTGCTCGTCGCCGCGCTGGCCCTGTGCGGCGCGCTCGCGGTGCTCCTTCTCGTACGACGGCTGCGCGCGGCCGTGTTCTCCTTCCTGCGCACCGCCTTCGGGGAGGCCCGCTCGGTGCACAGCCGCCCGTCCCGTGCGCTGGCCCTGTGGGGCGGCTCGCTGGCCTTCCCGCTGCTCCAGGCCGCCGGACTGGCCTCGGTCGGACGGGCCCTCGGCCTCCCGGTGTCCCCGACGCACATGATGATCGCGTATCTGGCGGCGACGATCGCGGTCGCGATGGTGCCGACGCCCGGCGGGCTCGGCTCGGTGGAGGCGGCGCTGGTCGTGACCCTGGTCGCGGCGGGCGGCCCGGTGGCCGTGGCGACGGCGGTGGTGCTCGCGTACCGGATCATCACCGTGTGGCTGCCGCTGCTGCCGGGGGCGCTGACGCTCGGCGCGCTGGTCCGCTGGAAGGTGATCTGA